A stretch of [Clostridium] scindens DNA encodes these proteins:
- the dsdA gene encoding D-serine ammonia-lyase: MEIPVVKQIAEAEEVGWVNPKWRPWSEAKDSLGISMEDIEDAEARLLRFAPFIMKCFPETAERNGLIESALTPIPKMQEFLNQTYGDPIQGRLLLKQDSHLAVAGSVKARGGIYEVLKHTEDLALEAGLITLEDDYSKLAMDESREFFSQYTIQVGSTGNLGLSIGIASAAVGYEVIVHMSADAKQWKKDMLRSHGVKVVEYESDYSEAVKNGRKESDANPKSYFVDDENSKNLFMGYAVAAKRLIGQMEELGIQVDEEHPLFVYIPCGVGGAPGGVTFGLKEIWGDHVHVFFVEPTQAPCMILGMATGLHNQICVQDAGLTGLTHADGLAVGRPSGFVGKVMEPLLSGEFTLKDQWLYEYMRALWDTENIFIEPSSCAAFEGPLKLMRYDETRKYIKEHGLEDKMEQSVHIAWATGGKLVPEDIREEYKNTYLD, encoded by the coding sequence ATGGAGATACCAGTGGTGAAGCAGATCGCGGAGGCAGAAGAAGTAGGATGGGTGAATCCAAAATGGAGGCCATGGAGTGAGGCAAAGGATAGCCTTGGCATATCGATGGAGGACATTGAGGACGCAGAGGCGAGACTTTTACGCTTTGCTCCCTTTATAATGAAATGCTTCCCGGAGACAGCGGAGCGAAATGGGCTGATTGAATCCGCCCTGACACCGATACCGAAGATGCAGGAATTTCTGAACCAGACGTATGGAGATCCGATTCAGGGACGTCTCCTTCTGAAGCAGGACAGCCACCTGGCAGTGGCTGGCTCTGTGAAGGCAAGGGGAGGGATATACGAAGTGCTGAAGCATACGGAAGACCTGGCTTTGGAAGCAGGGCTTATCACGCTTGAAGATGACTATTCCAAACTGGCAATGGATGAATCCAGGGAATTCTTCAGCCAGTATACCATACAAGTAGGCTCTACCGGCAACCTGGGCCTGAGTATTGGAATCGCCAGCGCGGCGGTGGGGTATGAAGTTATCGTGCATATGTCTGCGGACGCAAAGCAATGGAAGAAGGATATGCTGCGAAGCCATGGAGTAAAAGTGGTGGAATATGAGTCGGATTACAGCGAGGCAGTAAAGAATGGCAGAAAGGAATCAGACGCCAATCCGAAGAGCTACTTTGTGGATGATGAGAATTCCAAGAATCTATTCATGGGATATGCAGTGGCCGCGAAGCGCCTGATCGGACAGATGGAAGAACTGGGCATCCAGGTGGATGAAGAGCATCCATTGTTTGTCTATATTCCCTGCGGCGTAGGCGGCGCTCCAGGTGGCGTGACGTTTGGCCTGAAGGAGATATGGGGGGATCATGTGCATGTGTTCTTTGTAGAGCCTACCCAGGCTCCTTGCATGATCCTTGGAATGGCGACCGGGCTCCACAATCAGATCTGCGTGCAGGATGCAGGGCTTACCGGGCTCACCCATGCAGACGGCCTGGCGGTGGGGCGTCCGTCGGGATTCGTAGGAAAGGTTATGGAGCCTCTGCTAAGCGGCGAATTTACGCTGAAGGATCAATGGCTCTATGAATATATGAGGGCTTTATGGGATACGGAGAATATCTTCATCGAGCCAAGTTCCTGCGCGGCATTTGAGGGACCGCTGAAACTTATGCGTTATGATGAGACTCGGAAGTATATCAAGGAACATGGCCTGGAGGACAAGATGGAGCAGTCTGTCCATATCGCGTGGGCGACCGGAGGAAAACTGGTTCCGGAAGATATCCGTGAAGAGTATAAGAATACATATCTGGACTAG
- the moaC gene encoding cyclic pyranopterin monophosphate synthase MoaC, with the protein MEFSHFDEDGNAVMVDVSGKEITQRRALAEGKIRVSREVFEAIAGRKVKKGDVLTVAQVAGIMGTKRTAELIPMCHLLNLTNSEVRFEMNPEELEIKAFCQVKTEGKTGVEMEALTGVSTALLTIYDMCKAIDKRMVIEEIHLCEKSGGKSGTFMFEK; encoded by the coding sequence ATGGAATTCAGTCATTTTGATGAGGATGGCAATGCGGTAATGGTAGATGTCTCCGGCAAAGAAATCACGCAAAGGAGAGCCCTGGCGGAGGGAAAGATCCGGGTAAGCCGGGAAGTGTTTGAAGCCATCGCCGGCAGGAAGGTGAAGAAGGGCGATGTGCTGACGGTAGCCCAAGTGGCAGGGATTATGGGAACGAAGAGGACGGCGGAACTGATTCCTATGTGCCATCTGCTGAATCTTACCAACTCGGAAGTCAGGTTCGAGATGAACCCCGAAGAACTTGAGATCAAGGCCTTCTGCCAGGTTAAGACGGAAGGAAAGACAGGGGTGGAGATGGAGGCGCTGACCGGCGTGTCGACGGCGCTTCTGACCATATATGACATGTGCAAGGCCATTGACAAGCGGATGGTGATCGAAGAGATCCATCTCTGTGAAAAGAGCGGCGGCAAAAGCGGAACATTTATGTTTGAAAAGTAG
- the cysK gene encoding cysteine synthase A: MGKIYQNVEALIGRTPLMEVSRIEEEEKLKARIYAKLELFNPAGSVKDRVAFSMILDAEEKGLIGPGATIIEPTSGNTGIGLAAIAASRGYKAIFTMPETMSIERRKLLKGYGAEIVLTDGKAGMTGAIKKAEELAGEMDNAIVLGQFVNESNPRAHINTTGPEIWEDTEGKVDIFVAGVGTGGTITGTGRYLKEKNPLIQVVAVEPTDSPVLSGGKPGPHGLQGIGAGFVPEILDTDIYDEILKVENEEAYQAARLVARKQGILVGISSGAALHAAIQLAKRPQNAGKTIVALLPDTGERYLSTPLFD; this comes from the coding sequence ATGGGAAAAATATATCAGAATGTAGAAGCATTAATTGGAAGGACGCCTCTAATGGAGGTGTCGAGGATTGAAGAGGAGGAAAAACTAAAAGCCAGGATCTACGCAAAACTGGAACTATTCAATCCGGCGGGAAGCGTGAAGGACAGAGTAGCGTTCTCCATGATCCTGGATGCGGAGGAGAAGGGGCTGATCGGCCCCGGAGCGACGATCATTGAGCCAACCAGCGGCAATACCGGTATCGGCCTGGCTGCCATAGCCGCGTCAAGAGGATACAAGGCCATATTCACCATGCCGGAGACGATGAGCATTGAGAGAAGGAAACTCTTAAAGGGCTATGGAGCCGAGATTGTGCTAACGGACGGCAAGGCTGGCATGACAGGAGCGATAAAGAAGGCAGAGGAACTGGCAGGCGAGATGGACAATGCCATTGTCCTGGGCCAGTTTGTGAATGAATCCAACCCCAGAGCGCACATCAATACTACCGGGCCGGAGATCTGGGAGGATACGGAGGGGAAGGTAGATATATTCGTGGCTGGCGTAGGAACAGGGGGGACGATTACAGGAACCGGCAGATACCTCAAGGAAAAGAATCCGCTGATCCAGGTAGTAGCAGTAGAGCCAACCGATTCTCCCGTACTCTCGGGCGGCAAGCCAGGGCCTCATGGCCTGCAGGGGATCGGTGCGGGATTCGTGCCAGAGATTCTGGATACGGATATCTATGATGAGATCTTAAAGGTGGAGAATGAGGAGGCCTATCAGGCTGCCCGCCTGGTCGCAAGGAAGCAGGGGATTCTGGTGGGGATCTCTTCAGGGGCCGCGCTTCACGCTGCGATCCAGTTGGCGAAGAGGCCGCAGAACGCAGGAAAGACCATCGTCGCGCTGCTTCCGGACACGGGCGAGAGATACCTTTCAACCCCGCTGTTTGACTAA
- a CDS encoding DeoR/GlpR family DNA-binding transcription regulator, whose translation MLAEERYNEILRLVNEKKTVTVQELTEVLDTSESTIRRDLTTLHKKGSLIKVHGGATALSVEGMTRDASLTVRRDMNIEEKVAIAKYAAALIEKDDFVYLDAGSSVDLMIDYIVEQEAIYVTNAIGHAQKLLQKGCRVFLLGGELKEVTEAIVGAEAIDSLKRYNFTKGFFGANGVHRERGLTTPDITEALVKEKAMEQCANRYVLADSTKINQISSVTFAGFEEGMILTTRLRDASYKACKNILEVG comes from the coding sequence ATGCTGGCAGAAGAACGCTACAATGAGATATTAAGGCTTGTAAATGAGAAAAAGACGGTTACCGTACAGGAATTGACGGAGGTGCTTGATACTTCCGAATCGACGATCCGCAGAGATCTGACCACGCTTCATAAGAAGGGAAGCCTGATCAAAGTGCACGGAGGGGCCACGGCTCTTAGCGTGGAAGGAATGACCAGGGACGCATCCCTCACTGTTCGCAGAGATATGAATATAGAGGAAAAGGTAGCAATCGCGAAGTATGCGGCAGCTCTGATTGAAAAGGATGATTTTGTCTATCTGGATGCGGGAAGCAGCGTAGATCTGATGATCGACTATATCGTAGAGCAGGAAGCCATCTATGTCACCAACGCGATTGGCCATGCGCAGAAATTGTTGCAGAAAGGGTGCAGGGTCTTTCTGCTGGGCGGCGAGTTAAAAGAAGTGACAGAGGCAATCGTAGGCGCAGAGGCGATCGACAGCCTGAAAAGATATAACTTTACAAAAGGCTTTTTCGGGGCTAACGGAGTACATAGGGAGCGCGGCCTGACGACGCCGGATATTACAGAAGCGCTGGTGAAGGAAAAGGCAATGGAACAGTGCGCGAACCGCTATGTACTGGCGGATTCTACCAAGATCAACCAGATCTCTTCGGTGACCTTCGCCGGATTTGAGGAAGGAATGATCCTGACTACCAGGCTGCGGGATGCGTCCTACAAGGCATGCAAGAATATATTGGAGGTTGGATAA
- the pfkB gene encoding 1-phosphofructokinase, with protein MIYTVTFNPSLDYVIQTEELVPGRINRTTHECIYPGGKGNNVSVILSNLGLKSKALGFVAGFTGEALEKMLNDYGCYTDFIKLKEGFTRINVKVNAKEETEINGQGPVITNEAIDLLYEKLDQLEEGDVLVLAGSIPNTLPSDMYERIMERLEGRNIRVAVDATKELLLNVLKYHPFLIKPNNHELGEMFGTTIETQEEIIEYAGRLKEMGARNVLVSMAGDGALLLAEDGSIHSGKPPKGKVLNSVGAGDSMVAGFLTGYLNTGDYEKAFRLGVATGSATAFLYWLAAKEDVARLLNEDPKEYGL; from the coding sequence ATGATTTATACGGTAACATTTAACCCTTCCCTGGATTACGTCATCCAGACGGAAGAACTGGTGCCCGGCAGGATTAACCGGACCACCCATGAATGCATCTACCCGGGAGGAAAGGGAAACAATGTATCAGTGATACTGTCAAACCTGGGACTAAAGAGCAAGGCCCTTGGGTTCGTGGCCGGCTTTACCGGCGAAGCCCTTGAGAAGATGCTCAATGATTATGGGTGCTACACGGATTTTATCAAATTAAAAGAAGGATTTACGCGGATCAATGTAAAAGTCAATGCAAAGGAAGAGACGGAGATCAATGGACAGGGCCCGGTGATTACCAATGAGGCGATCGATCTTTTGTATGAGAAGCTGGATCAGCTGGAGGAAGGGGATGTACTAGTGCTTGCGGGAAGCATTCCCAATACGCTGCCCTCGGATATGTATGAGCGGATCATGGAAAGACTTGAAGGCAGGAATATCCGGGTGGCGGTAGATGCCACAAAGGAACTGCTGCTAAATGTGCTAAAATACCATCCTTTCCTGATAAAGCCCAACAATCATGAACTGGGCGAGATGTTTGGAACTACCATTGAGACGCAGGAAGAGATCATCGAATATGCGGGAAGACTAAAGGAGATGGGGGCCAGGAATGTGCTGGTGTCAATGGCCGGTGACGGCGCGCTTCTCCTGGCGGAGGACGGAAGCATTCATAGCGGGAAGCCTCCCAAAGGCAAGGTACTCAATTCCGTAGGGGCAGGCGATTCTATGGTGGCGGGATTTTTAACCGGATACCTGAATACCGGAGATTATGAAAAGGCGTTCAGACTGGGAGTCGCAACCGGAAGTGCAACGGCATTTCTTTATTGGCTGGCAGCCAAAGAGGATGTAGCGAGGCTGCTTAATGAGGATCCAAAGGAATATGGATTATAG
- the ptsP gene encoding phosphoenolpyruvate--protein phosphotransferase: protein MITLTGKSVFGGVAIGKIAFYKRNEITIKRIHVDDTEGEVKRFETAKEKAVAQLQELYDKAMEDVGESNAMIFEIHQMMLEDLDYVESIVNIITTQEVNAEYAIGTTADNFAAMFQAMDDAYMQGRAADVKDVSERLLQVLSDNSTDAMKMDEPAIIAADDLVPSETVQLDKEKVLSFITMHGSANSHTAILARTMNIPAVISLGEDLKKEYDGKLAIVDGLEGKVYIEPDAKTMEAMQEKQRKDQEQKELLEQLKGKENITKSGQKVNLYANIGNLADVGAVLKNDAGGIGLFRSEFLYLESETYPTEEQQFSVYKTVAENMAGRKVIIRTLDIGADKQVDYFGLCKEENPAMGYRAIRICLTRPEIFKTQLRALYRASAFGQIAIMFPMIISVNEVRRIKEIIEEVKKELTEEGIAFREDVELGVMIETPAAVMVSRELAKEVDFFSVGTNDLTQYTLAIDRQNQQLDAFYDSHHPAVLEMIRMAAANAHAEGKWIGICGELAADLSLTETFLEMKIDELSVAPGMVLPLRKRIREAR, encoded by the coding sequence ATGATTACACTAACAGGAAAAAGCGTATTTGGCGGAGTCGCAATCGGCAAGATTGCATTTTACAAACGAAATGAGATTACGATCAAAAGGATTCATGTGGATGATACCGAAGGGGAAGTAAAGAGATTCGAGACGGCGAAGGAAAAGGCAGTGGCCCAGCTTCAGGAATTATATGATAAGGCGATGGAGGACGTGGGCGAATCCAATGCCATGATATTCGAGATCCATCAGATGATGCTGGAGGACCTGGACTATGTAGAGTCTATCGTAAATATCATTACCACCCAGGAAGTGAATGCCGAATATGCTATTGGCACCACGGCAGATAACTTTGCAGCCATGTTCCAGGCTATGGATGATGCATATATGCAAGGACGGGCAGCCGATGTAAAGGATGTATCCGAACGGCTTCTTCAGGTGCTGTCCGATAACAGCACCGATGCAATGAAGATGGATGAGCCGGCGATCATCGCTGCGGATGACCTGGTTCCAAGCGAGACGGTACAGCTGGATAAAGAGAAAGTACTGTCCTTCATCACCATGCATGGATCTGCCAATTCACATACTGCCATTCTTGCAAGGACGATGAACATACCAGCAGTGATTTCTCTTGGAGAAGACCTGAAAAAGGAGTATGACGGGAAACTTGCCATTGTTGACGGACTGGAAGGAAAGGTCTACATCGAGCCGGATGCAAAGACCATGGAGGCCATGCAGGAAAAGCAGAGGAAGGACCAGGAGCAGAAGGAACTTCTGGAGCAGTTAAAAGGCAAGGAGAACATAACAAAGAGCGGACAGAAGGTAAATCTGTACGCGAATATCGGGAACCTTGCCGATGTAGGCGCTGTTCTCAAAAATGACGCTGGCGGCATCGGGCTGTTTCGAAGCGAGTTCCTCTATCTGGAAAGCGAGACGTATCCGACAGAAGAACAGCAATTTTCCGTATATAAGACGGTGGCGGAGAATATGGCCGGCAGAAAGGTCATTATCCGAACCCTGGATATCGGCGCTGACAAGCAGGTGGATTACTTTGGGCTTTGCAAGGAAGAGAATCCGGCTATGGGATACCGGGCAATCCGTATCTGCCTTACAAGGCCGGAGATATTCAAGACCCAGCTTAGGGCATTGTACCGGGCATCCGCATTCGGACAGATCGCGATCATGTTTCCTATGATCATCTCGGTTAATGAAGTGCGAAGAATCAAGGAAATCATTGAGGAAGTGAAGAAGGAACTGACGGAAGAAGGGATTGCCTTCCGGGAGGATGTAGAGCTGGGCGTCATGATCGAGACGCCGGCGGCAGTCATGGTGAGCCGGGAACTGGCAAAGGAGGTTGATTTCTTCAGTGTCGGAACCAACGACCTGACGCAGTATACGCTGGCGATCGACCGCCAGAACCAGCAATTGGACGCATTCTACGACTCCCATCACCCCGCGGTCCTGGAGATGATCCGCATGGCAGCGGCGAATGCCCATGCAGAAGGAAAATGGATTGGCATCTGCGGGGAACTGGCGGCGGACTTAAGCCTTACGGAGACATTCCTTGAGATGAAGATTGACGAGCTTTCCGTGGCGCCTGGCATGGTGCTGCCACTTAGAAAACGGATCAGGGAAGCCCGGTAA
- the ptsP gene encoding phosphoenolpyruvate--protein phosphotransferase, producing MITLTGKKVSEGIAIGKLTFYKRDTKENRRIYVKDVEKEVMRFQKARQKAILELKILYDTAAKEVGEANAAIFEMQQAILEDQDFIDQITNIIATQKLNAEYAVQSVAEGFISDAVAKEKDYVQGHDADVKDVANRVLRILSRGWKDKMLTDEPFVLAAGELYPSEAVQLDKTKVLGFATRYGTINSHTAVLARTKGIPSVIGLGEALKKDYEGKTIIVDGFEGKVYIEPDYTTITRMKQKQDEKHTHVKNLERLKGKDNITQSGQRIDVCANIGSREDVENVIRCDAGGIGLFRSEFLYMENGAKPPTEEQQFQAYKLAAESMGAKKVVIRTADLGGDKVAECLDLGEDDNPAIGYRGIRVSLDKEELFKTQLRAILRASAFGNLSIMFPMITSIEEVTHAKVMLERAKRELKDEKTSFDEEIPVGVMIETPAAVMISGELAREVDFFSIGTNDLSQLTLGMDRQNRRLDKFYDPRHPALLKMIRIIANNVHLEGKHISICGDLAADLELTEYFIQIGIDELSVAPNQVLSLRKKIREIQ from the coding sequence ATGATTACACTGACGGGGAAAAAGGTGTCCGAGGGCATAGCCATCGGGAAACTGACTTTTTACAAGAGAGATACAAAGGAAAATCGCCGCATCTATGTAAAGGATGTGGAGAAAGAGGTCATGCGTTTCCAGAAGGCCCGGCAGAAGGCAATATTGGAATTGAAGATTCTCTATGACACAGCGGCGAAGGAAGTGGGAGAAGCCAATGCCGCCATTTTTGAGATGCAGCAGGCAATCCTGGAAGACCAGGATTTTATAGATCAGATTACGAATATCATCGCAACCCAGAAGCTGAATGCAGAATATGCCGTCCAAAGCGTAGCGGAAGGCTTTATATCAGATGCGGTAGCGAAGGAGAAAGACTATGTGCAAGGACACGATGCAGACGTGAAAGATGTGGCAAACCGTGTCCTTCGCATTCTGTCCAGAGGCTGGAAGGACAAGATGCTGACGGATGAGCCTTTTGTACTGGCGGCGGGCGAACTGTACCCGAGCGAGGCAGTGCAGCTGGATAAGACCAAGGTGCTGGGATTCGCTACGCGGTATGGAACGATCAATTCCCATACGGCGGTACTGGCGCGCACGAAAGGAATCCCCTCTGTTATCGGACTTGGGGAGGCGCTTAAGAAAGATTACGAAGGCAAGACGATCATCGTTGACGGTTTTGAAGGCAAGGTTTATATTGAGCCTGATTATACTACGATTACCAGGATGAAGCAGAAGCAGGATGAGAAGCACACTCATGTGAAGAACCTGGAGCGTCTGAAGGGAAAGGACAATATTACCCAGAGCGGACAGCGGATTGATGTCTGCGCCAATATTGGAAGCCGGGAAGACGTAGAGAATGTTATCCGCTGCGACGCAGGCGGAATTGGACTGTTCAGGAGCGAATTTTTGTATATGGAGAATGGGGCCAAGCCTCCGACAGAGGAACAGCAGTTCCAGGCTTACAAACTGGCGGCGGAATCCATGGGCGCGAAAAAGGTGGTTATCCGTACTGCCGACCTTGGAGGAGACAAAGTGGCGGAATGCCTGGATCTGGGCGAGGATGACAATCCAGCCATAGGGTATCGTGGAATCCGCGTCTCCCTGGATAAGGAAGAACTATTCAAGACCCAGCTGCGGGCAATTCTGCGGGCATCCGCATTCGGAAATCTGTCGATCATGTTTCCGATGATAACATCCATTGAAGAAGTGACACATGCCAAAGTCATGCTGGAAAGAGCCAAGAGGGAATTAAAGGATGAAAAAACTTCCTTTGATGAGGAGATCCCTGTAGGCGTTATGATCGAGACTCCGGCGGCTGTCATGATAAGCGGAGAATTAGCCAGAGAGGTTGATTTCTTCAGTATTGGAACCAACGATCTGTCCCAGCTTACTCTGGGGATGGACAGGCAGAACAGAAGGCTTGATAAGTTCTATGATCCTCGTCATCCGGCATTGCTTAAGATGATTCGGATTATTGCCAATAATGTTCATCTGGAAGGCAAGCATATCAGCATCTGCGGAGATCTGGCAGCAGATTTGGAACTGACGGAATATTTTATCCAGATAGGAATCGACGAACTGTCGGTGGCTCCGAACCAAGTACTGAGCCTTCGCAAGAAGATCAGAGAAATTCAGTAA
- a CDS encoding aminoacyl-tRNA deacylase yields MAADRVEKLLKKQAFQYEIRDCERDFESTEDSMELLHIPAEKIAKTLAFAAPIGANIIILSGDARIDNAKYEKCFKVKRIVLDEEDLLDYTGCRPGSVSPIALPNKRAKVYMDISLQRYMDEYVYTSGGTGNSAIGICSRDLYQVTACKGWVDIGTGWKKEMADEEE; encoded by the coding sequence ATGGCGGCAGACAGGGTAGAAAAACTATTAAAGAAGCAGGCATTCCAATATGAGATCAGGGACTGCGAGCGGGATTTCGAGAGCACGGAAGATTCCATGGAGCTGCTCCATATCCCGGCGGAAAAGATTGCAAAGACGCTGGCCTTTGCTGCGCCTATCGGGGCTAATATAATCATATTGTCAGGGGATGCCAGAATCGACAATGCAAAGTACGAGAAATGCTTCAAAGTTAAGCGCATCGTGCTGGATGAGGAGGACCTGTTGGACTATACGGGCTGCAGGCCTGGCTCCGTTAGCCCTATCGCTCTTCCCAATAAGCGGGCAAAGGTCTATATGGACATTTCCCTGCAAAGATATATGGATGAATATGTATATACATCCGGCGGCACAGGAAACAGCGCCATCGGCATCTGCAGCAGAGATCTGTACCAAGTGACCGCATGCAAGGGCTGGGTAGATATAGGTACAGGCTGGAAGAAAGAAATGGCAGATGAAGAAGAATAG
- a CDS encoding HPr family phosphocarrier protein yields the protein MKEFQYTITDPEGIHARPAGLLVKKANEFTSKIMIGKGGKSADAKRIFGVMGLGAKKGDEIFMTAEGADEDTAAQALETFLKENL from the coding sequence ATGAAAGAATTCCAGTACACCATTACGGACCCGGAGGGAATCCATGCAAGACCAGCTGGCCTGCTGGTTAAGAAGGCCAACGAATTTACATCCAAGATTATGATTGGAAAGGGCGGCAAAAGCGCGGATGCCAAGAGAATCTTTGGAGTTATGGGCCTTGGAGCCAAAAAAGGCGACGAGATATTCATGACGGCAGAAGGCGCGGATGAGGATACAGCGGCCCAGGCACTGGAAACATTTTTAAAAGAGAACCTGTAA
- a CDS encoding NCS2 family permease, producing MLEKFFKLSENGTDVKTEILAGITTFMTMAYILAVNPSILSATGMDQGAVFTATALASLIGTLLMALFANYPFALAPGMGLNAYFAYTVVLGMGYSWEVALTAVFVEGIIFIILSLTNVREAIFNAIPKNLKAAVSVGIGLFIAFIGLQNAKIVIGGSTLLQLFSVDKYNEANGVAASFNDVGITVLLAIIGIIITGILVIKNIKGNILWGILITWLLGIICQFAGLYVPNPELGFYGLLPDFSSGLSVPSLAPIFCKLDFTGIFSLNFIVVIFAFLFVDMFDTIGTLIGVSSKANMLDENGKLPRIKGALLADAVGTTAGALLGTSTTTTFVESASGVSEGGRTGLTAVTTAILFGLALFLSPIFLAIPSFATAPALVVVGFYMLTNVVNIDFDDIAEALPCYICILAMPFFYSISEGISMGVISYVALNLLTGKAKEKKISILMYVLAVLFILKYIFL from the coding sequence ATGTTAGAAAAGTTTTTTAAACTGAGTGAGAATGGCACGGATGTAAAGACTGAGATCCTGGCCGGAATCACGACATTTATGACAATGGCCTATATCCTTGCTGTTAATCCCAGCATTCTTTCCGCTACAGGAATGGATCAGGGAGCCGTATTTACTGCTACGGCGCTGGCATCTTTGATTGGCACATTGCTGATGGCATTATTTGCGAATTATCCGTTTGCACTGGCTCCGGGCATGGGACTGAATGCTTACTTTGCATACACGGTTGTCCTGGGAATGGGATACAGCTGGGAGGTTGCGCTTACCGCCGTATTCGTGGAAGGTATTATATTTATCATCCTTTCGCTTACCAACGTGCGTGAAGCGATCTTCAATGCGATTCCGAAGAACTTAAAGGCTGCTGTCAGCGTAGGTATTGGTCTGTTTATCGCATTTATCGGCCTGCAGAACGCAAAGATCGTTATCGGAGGCTCCACGCTTCTCCAACTGTTCTCTGTGGACAAGTACAATGAGGCAAATGGAGTGGCAGCATCCTTTAATGATGTAGGAATCACGGTACTTCTTGCGATTATTGGCATTATCATTACCGGAATCCTTGTAATCAAGAACATCAAAGGCAATATCCTGTGGGGCATCCTGATTACTTGGCTGCTTGGAATCATCTGCCAGTTTGCCGGCTTATACGTTCCAAATCCGGAACTTGGATTCTACGGGCTGCTTCCTGATTTCAGCAGCGGACTGTCAGTGCCAAGCCTTGCGCCGATATTCTGCAAGCTTGACTTTACAGGAATCTTCTCATTGAACTTTATTGTTGTAATCTTTGCATTCCTGTTTGTTGATATGTTTGACACCATTGGAACATTGATCGGCGTATCATCCAAGGCAAATATGCTGGATGAAAACGGCAAGCTGCCACGTATCAAAGGCGCGCTTCTTGCAGATGCGGTTGGTACGACGGCAGGCGCACTGCTTGGTACTTCTACTACCACGACATTCGTAGAGAGTGCATCCGGCGTATCAGAAGGCGGAAGAACAGGCCTTACGGCAGTGACTACGGCGATCCTGTTTGGGCTTGCCCTGTTCCTGTCGCCAATCTTCCTCGCGATTCCTTCTTTCGCGACAGCGCCGGCTCTGGTAGTCGTAGGATTCTATATGCTGACTAACGTTGTCAACATCGACTTTGACGATATCGCAGAAGCGCTTCCTTGCTATATCTGTATTCTGGCAATGCCATTCTTTTACAGCATTTCAGAAGGTATCTCCATGGGAGTCATCTCTTATGTAGCCTTGAATCTTTTGACAGGAAAGGCTAAGGAGAAGAAGATCAGCATACTGATGTATGTGCTGGCAGTATTATTTATATTGAAATATATATTCCTGTAA